Below is a window of Mycolicibacterium rhodesiae NBB3 DNA.
CAGCCGCCTGTCGCTCTCGCCGCGCTTGAGCTCCATGTACCGGTCGCCGATGAGATTCAGGTAGCGGATCGAGGCGGTGGTGCCGTCGAACAGCGGCAGCGACCGGTCGACGTCGAAGTCGACCCGGACCTGCGAGCCGTCGTTGATGAGCTCGACCTTGGAGACCTTGCCGACCTCCACACCGGACGCGCGGACGAACTGTCCGGCGCGGAGTCCGCTGGCATTCGAGAACACCGCCGAGTAGCCGGTGGTGCGGTCGAAACGCATCTGCCCGAACACCACGATGATGATCGCGGTGAACAGCAACAGCACCAGCGAGAAGGCGCCGAGCTTGATGGCTGTACCGGTGATTTTCATGGGTTGATCGTGTTCTCCCCCACCTGGCGACCCCAGACGTACTCGATCAGGAGCGGCTGGCCCAACTCGAAGTGGTTGTACGGCGCGATCGACGCGCCTGTATCCATCACGAGGTGTGGCGCCGGCCACAGGTCACGCGTAATCGGTTGCCAGCAGCCAGGTTTACCCTCGGGACCGCCCCTGGCGTTCACGCGCGGCAGGTTGTCCGGATAGACATAAGGATTGCCGGCACCAAGGCCCATGAGTGCCGATAGCGTACGCAGCGAGTAGCCGTTGCCGCCCAGCGACGCCGCCACCTTGGGTTCGACATCGTGGAAGTTACGGATCGTGCAGAAGAGGGCCGGGCTGTACTCGTCCAGGATCTCCGACGGACGGATCAAATCCTCCGCGCCGCGGACCAGATACGGACCGCCACGCTCGAAGACGTCGGCGCCGGTGTTGCCGAAGCCGACCGCGGCCATCAGCGCCTGGTCGATGGTGCCCTGCTCCTGGTTGAGCGTGCGGGCCGTGGTGACCGCGTTTTGGAGACCGTCGAACAGATCCGGTGATGCATTGGCGTAGACGTCGCCGAGGTCGGCGAGCAGCTGGTTGTCCCGACGGATCTGCGGCATCTGCGGGTTGATGTCGGACAGGATCGCGTTGCCGTTCTCGATCGACTTTCCGAAGCGGTCACCGAGACCGTCCAGCGCCTCGGCGGTGGCGGCCAGCGTCTGGTTCAGCTTGATCGGATCCACCTGCGACGACAGCGACACCACCGTCTCGAACAAGGTGTTGAACTCCGTGGTCACCCGGGTCACGTCGATCACGTCGGACGACGTGATCCGCTGCGGGGACGGGTTTTTCGGCGAGGTGAACGAGATGTACTTGTTGCCGAACACCGTCGTCGCGCTGATGTCGGCCTCGACGTTCTTCGGGATCAGCCTGATGAATTTGGGATCGACGTCGAGGACGATCTTCGCCTGCGGCTCACCGTCGACGTCCACCGCGTTGACGCTGGCGACCCGGCCGATCTCCACCCCGTTGTAGGTGACCTTCGCGCCGGGATCCATCGACAGACCCGCGCGCGCCGACATCATGGTCAGCTGATCGCGCCTCAGGAAGTCGCCGCGGAACTGGAAGTACACCAGCACGATGGCGACGATCGTCAGCAGTGCCAGCACGAGGCCGGCCAACTTGTACGGCGGGGTGCGCGAGTTGTTCAGAGGTGCGGTCATGGCGCTACACCGTCAGGTTGAAGTTCGGGTCGACGCCGTAGAGCGCCAACGATGCGAACAAAACCACGCAGACGATCGCGACCAGCGATGCGCGCATCGACCGGCCCACGGCCTCACCGACGCCCACCGGGCCGCCGCTGGCGAAGTAGCCGTAGTAGCAGTGGTTGAGCATCACGATGACCGAGATGATGATCGCCTGTACGAACGACCACATGACGTCGTCGGCGCGCAGGAACGTCCGGAAGTAGTGCTCGTAGGTGCCGATCGACTGCCCGTAGAAGACCGTCGTGGTGACCTGAGCGGACAGGAAGCTCATGATGATCGCCATCGCGTACAGCGGGATGATGACGATGAAGCCGGCCATGATGCGGGTGGACACCAGGTAGGAGATGGACTTGATGCCCATCACCTCCAGTGCGTCGATCTCCTCGCTGATCCGCATGGCGCCCAGTTCCGCGGTCGCTCCGGCACCGACCGTGGCGGCCAGCGCCTGACCCGCGACGACGGGTGCGGCGATGCGCACGTTGATCAGCGCGGCGAAGAAGCCGGTGAAGGCCTCCACGCCGATGTTGCCCAACGATGCGAAACCCTGGATCGCGACGAGCGATGAACCCGACAGCGTGACGAACCCGACGATCGCCACGGTGCCGCCGATGACGGCCATGGCGCCGGTGCCCATGCCGATCTCGGCGATCAGGCGCAGGGTCTCCTTGCGGTAGTAGCGCAGCGCGTGGCCGATCGACCCGATGGCGGTGACGACGAACCACGCGACGTGGCCGATGCTGTCGAGGAACCGCGCGGGTGCGGTGACGACGTCCGCCCCGCGGGAGAACCCCCGCGGAAACCGAGAACGCAGGACCTGGGTTGTCGACACGTCAGCTCCCCGTTCCGAACCGGACACCGATCGTGGTCAGCACCACGTTGACCGCGAACAGGGCGATCACGCACAACACGAGCGTCTCGTTGACCGCGGTGCCGACACCTTTGGCGCCGCCCGCGACCGTGAGTCCGCGGTAACAGCCGACCAGACCGGCGATGAGTCCGAACGTCATGGCCTTCACGATCGAGATGAGCACTTCGGGCAGGCCCGTGACGAGGGTGAGCGTGGAGACATAGGCGCCCGCGGAGACGTTCTGCAGGTAAACGCCGAAGATGAAGCCGCCGACCAGGCCGATGGTGATCACCGCACCGTTGAGCAGCAGGGCGACGAACGTCGATGCGATCACGCGCGGCACGACCAGGCGCTGGATCGGATCGATGCCGAGCACCTCCAGTGCGTCGATCTCTTCACGAATCGTGCGGGCACCGAGGTCTGCGCAGATCGCGGTCGACCCGGCGCCGGCCACCACGAGCACCGTCACCAGCGGTCCGAGCTGGGTGACGGCGGCCAGCGCGGCACCGGCACCGGAGATGTCGGCGGCGCCGAACTCGGTGAGAAGGATGTTCAGGGTGAAGATCAGCAGCACCGTCAGCGGGATCGACACCGCGAGCGTCGGCAGGAACGCCACCCGCATCAGGAACCAGCTCTGCAGGATGAACTCGCGCCACTGGAACGGCGGCTTGAAAAGTGCCTTGGCGGTCAGCACGCACATGCGCACGAATCCGCCGACCGCGGTGAGGCCGGGCCTCACTTGGTCGCGTACGTAACCGACGATGTCGGTCCCCTGCGCCGTCATCGGGACGTCCCCCCCACGAAACCGCAGCCGTGACGGCGCAACGGCAGCCCCTGTCGCACGCGGCCTCCTCGCCCCAACCCGCTGTGTGTGACCAGCGTCTCCCTACTCGTCGGTAGTAAGACAGACCACAGAACTGTACCCGATGCCATCCCCGCGGTGGACCGCATCCGGGAGATTGAGCCCTGAACCGTTAGCAAACCCGCCCCAATTCCCTAAATCTCTTGTGCGCCAGCCGAAACCGTTGGCGCACTTGTATCTTCGCCCGCGTCAATCCGCTTCTGCGCGCTGAAACGCACACGCAGTTCGGTTTTCAGTACTTTGCCAGCAGGGTTGCGGGGCAGCGCGTCGACGATCTCCAACGCCTTCGGATGCTTGTACCTCGCGAGGCGGTCGGACAGGAATTTCTCGAGATCCGCGAGCCCGAGATCGGCGTCGCCGCCGAGCGCGATGACGGCCACCGGCACCTCCCCCCATCTGTCGTCGGCGCGCCCGATCACCGCCACTTCGACGATCGAGGGATGCGCGGCAAGGACGTTCTCGAGTTCCGCGCAGTAGATGTTCTCCCCGCCGGAGATGATCATGTCCTTCTTGCGGTCCACGACCCAGATGTAGCCCTCGGCGTCTTGGCGCACCAGGTCACCGGAGTGAAACCAGCCGCCGGCGAACGCCTCGGCAGTGGCCTTCGGGTTGTTCCAATAGCCGGCCATCAGGGTGGGCGCGCGATAGACGATTTCGCCGACCTGGCCGATCTCCACGTCGTTCATGTTCTCGTCGACCACCCGTGCGGACACCGTCGGGATGACCTTGCCGACTGAGCCCAGTTTCCGGATCGCGTCGTCGCCGAGCAGCATGCAAGTGACAGGCGACATCTCGGTCTGGCCGAAGGCGGCAAGGATCTGCGTTCCGGGGAATGTCTCAGACATACTGCGCAGCAACGTATCCGATGCCGGAGCCGCACCCCACGACAGCGTCCGCAACTTCACGGTTCGTGGGCGCGCATGCTGCTCGGCGACGACCGCCTGCCACTGCGCGGGTACCAGGAAGATGCCGGTGACCCCTTCTGCTTCGAGGACGTCCAGCAGCGCACCGGGATCGAAGGCGCCCAACGGGTAGAGGACCGTCGGCCGACCGAGCGTGAGGCCGGGCAGCATGCTGCCGATGCCTGCGATGTGGAAGAGCGGCACGCCGATGAAGCCGACGTCGTTGTTGATGTCGGCGCCGTTGGTGAACAGCATCGTCATCGTCTGGCCGGTGAGGTTGGTGTGGGTGAGCACCGCACCCTTGGGCCTTCCGGTGGTCCCCGACGTGTACATGATCAGCGCTGGTGAGTCGTTGGGGATGTCCACGGTCGCCGCCGGGGCGCCGTCCTCGGCGACCAGGTCGTCGTAGCCGATCAGTCGGGAACCGTAGGCGTCCTCGGTGGTTCCGCCGGCGACGATGACCGTCGACAGCGTCTGGTCGAGGTCGCGGACCGCGGCCGCCACGCTCGCCAGCACCGATTCGGTGATGACGACCTTTGCCTGACAGTCGCTGACCAGGAATGCGATCTCGGGCGGGGTCATCCGGAAGTTGACCGGCACGGCGATGGCCCCGAGCTTGTTGATCGCCAGGAACGACTCGATGAACTCGGTGCGGTTGAGCATCAGGATCAGCACCCGGTCGCCGAACGCGACGCCGCGCCTGCTGAGCGCGCCCGCCAGGCCGGCGACGCGGTTGTCGAGTTCGCGCCACGTCGTGGTGCGGCCGAGGAAACGCAGGGCCGTGGCGTCGGGCTGCATCAGCGAATGCCGCGCAAGCTGGGTCGTCCAGTTCTGCCGGCGCGCGAGAAACGGCTGCTCGGTCGGATCGGGCGACAACGGGGAAGCCAACGGCGACGACTCCTCAAGCTGGGTTGCGCAGTTCTTACATTTGATCAAACATTGTGTTGCCCCGGTCACAGTATGGCCTCGGCCGCTCGGGTACAACCCCACGCCATACGGACCGGAGAGCCCCGTGAACGCACCCCCGCGAGCCCGCACCCGCCCCCGTCGACCGGTGCGGCGCGAGCAGTTGTCCGACGAGGTCGCCGCTCGCCTGCGCACCGACATCATGACCGGCGTCCTGCGCCCCGGCACCTTCATCCGGCTGGACGACACCGCCGCCCAGCTGGGGGTCAGCATCACCCCGGTGCGTGAGGCGCTGCGCACACTGCGTGGCGAGGGCATGGTTCAGCTCGAGCCGCACCGCGGTCATGTGGTCGTACCGCTGAACCGCTCCGACGTCGAGGACATCTTCTGGCTGCAGGGCACGATCGCCAAGGAGTTGGCGGCGACGGCGGCCGAACGGATCACGCCTGCGGAGATCGACGAGCTGGAGCATCTCAACGACGCGCTGGCCGCCGCCGTCGGAGGACACGACCTCGACGAGATCGCCTCCGCCGAGTTCGCGTTTCACCGGACGCTCAACAGGTCGACCGGGCGCATCAAGTTGGCGTGGTTCCTCTTACATGTCGCGCGGTACCTGCCGGGGCAGCTCTACGCCGGCGATCCGGAGTGGGGACGTTCGGCAGTGACCGGGCACCGCGAGATGATCGCCGCGCTGCGTCATGGCGATGTGGACACCGTCGTCAGATTGACCGGCGGCGAATTCACCGACGGCGCCCGGCGACTGATCGCCCGGCTCGACGAGACAAAGCTGTGGGGCTGACACCGACCCCTTCCGCGCGCCCGCTGCGCCATCGAGATCAAGCGCCTGCGGAGAGTTCCTCGGCGCGGGTCTTCAAATTGCCCGCGAGGTAGTCGAGCGTGTCAGCGATCGCCTTCTTCACCATCTGGCTCGGGATCGGCAGTTTGGTCTCGACGTCGAGGTCGACCGTCAGCAGCGACGTACCGCCGATCGGCACCACCGAGAACTTCTGTTCCTGCTTCTCGAAGAACTCACCCTGTTGAAGCACCGTCTGGATCTGGTGCTCGTCGGGGTAGTAGACCGCGGTGATGAACGTGCCCGACTGCCCCTGTACGACGACATCCAAGCGCAACTGGCTGGGTCGGCCGTCGTCGTAGCGCGCCAGCACCCAGCAGCCCGTGATCTCCTCGTTCCACGACGGATACGACTCGAAGTCGGCGACGATCCCCATGATCACTTCGGCGGGGGCGGCGACCTCGACGGTCTGGCTCACGAACGGCATCGCACGAGCATATCGACTAGTCGACCGTCGCCTTTTCGAGCAGAGCCCGGATCACGCCGGGGATCGGCACCGGCCGCCGGCTCTCCCGATCGACGTAGACGTGCACCCAATGGCCGGTCGCCGCGACGGGTTCGTCGGACTTGCCGTCCTGCCAGATCCCCATCCGGTACGTGACGCTGCTGTTGCCCAACCGCGTGACAGATAGGCCGACGAAAAGCGGTTCGGGGAAACGCAGTTCGGCGAAGTACCGGCACCCCGATTCCGCGACGACGCCCAGCCACGGCACGGTCAGCGAGTCGATGTCACAGTTCGTGTTGATCCAGCCGTTGATCGTTGTGTCGAACAGTTCGTAGTAAACCGCGTTGTTGAGGTGACCGAACATGTCGTTGTCGGTCCATCGCGTGGTCACCGGCCAGTGCACGGGAAAGTCGCCACTGGTCAGCGATTGCTCGCTGCTGCTCATGCGAGCAGTCTTGCAGGCCGCCGTCACCTGCAGGGCGAGCTCGCGAACGCGTTGGCGGCGCGGTAGTAGTTGCTGGAAGCCTGGATGGTCAGCGCATCGTTGGGGCCGTACCGGTTGTGGTAGTCCCGGTAGATGCGCCCGGTGGTTTCGTAGTCCCTGACGATCTTGGCGCAATACCGCTGGTCTTCACGTTCCATCGGCTTGGCGTCTGCGACGCCGGCGACGAGACCCGCCAACGCGCCCGAAAGGGCGACCGCCGCCAGCGACGCTTTTCCAATTACGCGAGTTCTCATGTGATTTCCCTTCGTGTCGCACGACCGATCGCGAGCGGGTGGACTATCGCCGGCATGCCGCGCCACACGACGTCCTGGGACGTGACGGTGAATCCGCAAGCTCGCATGCGTCCCACGGTGTCCCGGTTGCAGCGACAGCCGCCCGCGAAGTGACGCCACGGTCCGGCAAAGCGGTCCTGCAACGCCGCCAGCACCCGTGAGCTCGCCCGCACATGCTCGATGAACAGCAGCTGACCGTCGGGCCGGAGCACCCGCGCGATTTCACGGAGCGCGCGTTCGGGCTCATCGACCGTGCACAGGGCGAGCGTCGACACGACGGTGTCCACGGACTCGGCGGCAAACGGCAGCTCTTCGGCCTGCGCATCGACAATCCCTGTGAGACAACTGTTTCGACGCAGTCGGCGGGACAGCTTCTTGCGCATCCCCGGCTCGGGTTCGGTGAGCAGCAGCTCGGTGACCGCTTCCGGATAGTGCGCGATGTTCAACCCGGTCCCGGACCCGATCTCCACGACGCGGCCGTAGGCCTCGGCTAGCAGCGTACGCCGGCGGTGTCGCATGCCAGCGATCTCACCCAGCAGGAGAAACGGGTCGTATACGAGCGCGAAGATCCGTAGCCATCCGGCGGATGGCGGCTTCACCCGCGGCTCGGAATCGGAGTTGACGTCGGCGATATCGGTCATGGCGCAAACGTAGGAGCCGGCGTGTGGTGCGCGCATCGCCCGATGCGGCCATCTTCGACAGATGGCCGCTTTCGGCTATTTCACAGGATCCCGAGACGCGCGGCTTCGGCGACGGCGGCGGTTCGTGATGTGCGACCCAGCTTGCGGCGGATATTCGCGACGTGGCGATGCACGGTGTGCGAGCTGAGCACGAGTTGCTCGGCGATCTCGCGATCGCTGAGGCCACGCGCGATGCAGCCGAGCACTTCGCGTTCGCGGACCGAAAGGACCAGCTCTTGCGTGCTCTCGGTGTGAGGGGACGGCTGCGCGGGGCCCAGCGCTTCGCGGCATGCGCGGACGACGGAATCGGCGTCACCGTGCCATGGGAAGTGCGCGCTGCCCTTCAGCGGAATGAATGTCGCGCCCGGAATCGCGGCGGCGACCTCGCGCCCCAGCCGGTACGGCACGGCGCGGTCGTCGCGACGATGCACCACCAGCGTCGGCGAACGAACGTGCGCGAGGCGGTCTCGAACGTCGAGGCGATACACCATCGCCAACACCGCAGCGGCGGTCTCAGCCGTCGTCGCCTCGCGCTGCAACCGGCCGAATCGCTCGTGCTCGTCAGCGTCGGCCCTGCCGAGGAATATGTCGCTCAGCAGACGTGATCCCAGACCCCAATGAGCTTGTATCGCAGCCAGTATCGCGTTACCCACCCCGGGCGCGGTGAGTTCCGAACCGTCCGGGTACGACCCGTACAACACCATCTGCTCGACGCGCTCGGGAAACGCCGCGGCGAAGGCGATCGCCGTGCAGCTCCCCGATGAGCCGCCGATGAGCGAAACGCGGTTGAGCCCGAGCTCGTCGATGAGCGCGCGCAGCGTCGCGACCTCGCTGTCCAGAGTCAGATCGGAGTCTGTGACCGTGCGGTCCGACATGCCGACGCCGAGCCGGTCGTACCGGATCAAGGTGTATCCGTCGGAGATCCCGTCCCAGAATCGACGGAAGTCGGCGTTCTGCCAGTCGAGTTCAAGGTGACTCACCCACCACGCAGGAGCGACCAGCGGTGGACCGCTGCCGCGCACCTCGTACGCCACCCGGCGCCCGCCGAGGGGCAGAAACCGGATCTCGGACTTCTCCAGCATCACCAGCAGCGTAATGCGAATCGGCCGGCGCATTGTCGGTCCAGACGTAGTACCGGCAGGCTGTAGTCATGAAGATCCGCGGTGCCGTACTCGAACAGATCGGATGCGAAAGGCCGTACGCGCAATCCCGTCCGCTGGTGGTGGACGACCTCGACCTGGCCCCGCCCGGCGCGGGTGAACTCCTCGTTCGCATCGAGGCCGCCGGCATGTGTCACTCGGACCTCTCGGTGGTCGACGGCAGCCGGATCCGGCCAATGCCGATGCTGCTCGGCCACGAGGCGGCCGGCGTCGTCGAAGAGGTCGGCGGCGGCGTCACCGATGTCCCCGTCGGACAGCGTCTGGTGATGACGTTCCTACCGAGGTGCGGCGGCTGCGAGGCGTGCGCGACCAACGGGATCACTCCCTGTGTGCCCGGCAGCGCGGCCAACGCGGCGGGCACGCTGATGACCGGCGAGCGCAGGCTCTCCCGCGGCGGCGACCCCGTCCATCACCATCTCGGGGTCTCGGGTTTCGCCACCCACGCCGTCGTCGACCGCCGCTCGGTCGTGCCGGTGCCAGCCGATGTACCCGCGGAGGTCGCCTCGCTGCTCGGGTGCGCCGTGCTCACCGGAGGCGGCGCGGTGATCAACGCGGGACGGCCACAACGCGGCGACACCGTGATCGTCGTCGGCCTCGGCGGGGTCGGAATGGCCGCCGTGCTCACAGCGCTGGCGCAGGACGATGTCCGCGTCATAGGTCTCGATCAACTGCCCGCCAAGCTCGAGCTGGCGCGCACAATGGGCGCACATGCTGCGTATACCCCCGACGAGGCGCGCGAGGCCGCACTCAAGGCCACCGTGGTGATCGAGGCCGTCGGCCATCCGAAGGCCGTGGAGACGGCCGTCGACCTCACCGCAGCTGGTGGGCGCACCGTATGCGTCGGGCTGCCGCACCCTGACGCACGAATCACGCTGTCGCCGTTGGGCTTTGTCGCAGAGGGCCGCTCGCTGATCGGCAGCTACCTCGGCTCAGCAGTGCCGTCGCGGGAGATTCCGCATTTTGTCGATCTGTGGCGGTCGGGACGGCTTCCCGTCGAATCGCTGGTGTCGTCGACGATCCCGCTGGATGACATCAACACCGGCATGGACCAACTCGCGGACGGAAACGCCGTCCGCCAGATCATCCGGTTCGACTAGCGGCGGCTTCGGGATTCGCGACGCCCGCGCGTCGCAGTTCCGACACGATGAGCGCGCGCAGCCGACGGCTCACCTCGAACTGCTTGCCCGGCAACGTACGCGCCACGACCCGCAGGTTCACAGTGTCCTTCTCGATGCTTTCCACACCCATCAGCTGCGGCTCGTCGAGCAGCAGCTCGGGAAGGCCGTCGTCGTGCATGGCTTTCTGCGAGACGTCACGCAGCGCATCGTTGACGACGTTCATGTCCATCGACGTCGGCACCGGGACATCCACCACCGCGCGCGCCCAATCCTTGGACAGGTTCAGCGATTTGACGATTTGTCCGTTGGGGACCGTGAAGACCTCACCGTCGCCGGTACGAAGTTTCGTGACGCGCAACGTGACGTCCTCGACGGTGCCGCGCGCCGGATCGCCACCCGCCGTGACCGTGAGCGCCACCAGGTCGCCGAACCCGTACTGCTTCTCGGTGATGATGAAGAAGCCGCTGAGCAGATCCTGCACGATCCGCTGGGCCCCGAAGCCGAATGCGGCACCCAGCACCGCAGCAGGGGCCACCAACGAGCCAATCGGCAGACCGAGCTGGTTGGCGATGTCGACGGCCACCACGATGTAGAGCACGGCGATGGCCACCGACGAGATCACCGACGAGACGGCCCGCCGGTGCTTCACGCTTTCCGGGCGCAGCACGGCATCGGTCGCGTTCCCGGTGTCCAGCCGCTTGCTGATGCGGCGAGCGACGAATCGGATCAGCCGCGTCGCGATCACCGCGAACAGCAGTACCAGCACGATGTGCAGGCCCTTGTCAGCAGCCATTCGGTGAGTTGATCAAGTGTGGAAGTCATATGGAAGTCGGCTTCCCGACCGTCGTGCGAGATCAAACATCCACGCGATGTGAGTTGCCCTACTTTGGATTCAGAACCAGGCGTCACGCATGTCGAGTGAAGTGCGGTCCAGTGCCGCGAGCAGATCGAGCGCGGGACCGGTCTTGGGCAGTTCGGCGCGGAAGAAGTACCGCGCGGCGTGACGCTTGCCGTCGTAGAAGTCCCCGGTGCGGCCATTGCAGGCCACCACCTGTTGCAGCCAGATCCAGGCGACGACGATGTGCCCGAACGCCTCGAGGTACGCGACGCTGTTGGCCATGGCGGCATCGATGTCGCCGGACGCGAACATCGCGGCGGTGACCGCGACCATGCGTTGCCAGTACGTGTCGAGCTCGCCTGCTAATTCGGCCGCCTGACCGCCCGCGGCCCTCGCGGCGTCGACCGTTTCGGAAATGGCCGCCCCGAGTGCCATCAGGCTCGCGCCACCGCCCTGGGTTACCTTGCGGCCCAACAGGTCCAGGCTCTGGATGCCGTGGGTGCCTTCGTGGATGGGGTTGAGTCGGTTGTCACGGTAGTGCTGTTCGACGTCGTATTCGCGGGTGTAGCCGTAGCCGCCGTGGACCTGGATCGCCAGGCTGTTGGCCTCCAGGCACCACTGTGACGGCCAGCTCTTGCCGACCGGCGTGAGGATGTCGAGCAGCAGGGCCACCGCATCGCGTTCCTCGTCGGTCTCCGCGCTGTGCTGCAAGTCGACCAGTTTGGCGCAGTACAGCAGCAGCGCCATCCCGCCCTCGACGTATGCCTTCTGCGCCAACAGCATTCGCTTGACGTCGGCGTGCTCGATGATCGGGATCTGCGGTGTCGTCGGATCCTTGGCCGTCACCGGTCTGCCCTGCGGGCGTACGCGGGCGTACTCCAGCGATTTGAGGTATCCGGTGTAGCCGAGCGCCACCGCGCCCATGCCGACGCCGAGACGCGCCTCGTTCATCATGGTGAACATGTAGGTGATACCG
It encodes the following:
- a CDS encoding acyl-CoA dehydrogenase, whose protein sequence is MKSNLLSRRDLDFLLYEWLRIDELTKRNRFAEHSRETFDAVLELCEQLATRYFAPHNKRSDAEEPQFDGEKVTVIGEVKEALDAFAQADLVGMGMDHELGGAQLPMAVAQAAFAWIAAANISTSGYVMLTIANANLLAKFGTPEQIETFVKPMLAGRFSGTMALSETQAGSSLADILTRAEPQEDGTYRLFGSKMWISGAEHELTDNIVNLVLAKIPGGPAGTKGISLFIVPKYLVTEDGSVGQRNGVAISGLNHKMGQRGITNTVLNFDGAVGYLVGEPHRGITYMFTMMNEARLGVGMGAVALGYTGYLKSLEYARVRPQGRPVTAKDPTTPQIPIIEHADVKRMLLAQKAYVEGGMALLLYCAKLVDLQHSAETDEERDAVALLLDILTPVGKSWPSQWCLEANSLAIQVHGGYGYTREYDVEQHYRDNRLNPIHEGTHGIQSLDLLGRKVTQGGGASLMALGAAISETVDAARAAGGQAAELAGELDTYWQRMVAVTAAMFASGDIDAAMANSVAYLEAFGHIVVAWIWLQQVVACNGRTGDFYDGKRHAARYFFRAELPKTGPALDLLAALDRTSLDMRDAWF